Proteins from a single region of Mytilus trossulus isolate FHL-02 chromosome 2, PNRI_Mtr1.1.1.hap1, whole genome shotgun sequence:
- the LOC134705114 gene encoding sex peptide receptor-related protein 2-like: MSIFSQQPTRPTTFDGMRQQDNLTNKPVTLKVAGVRLVTLDKYIDSNMYIYYGIVSPFISTIVIILNILLITTLIKGKCRKSTHVIMIAIAIADALTGFIPIPFNLYVFGLKKDDGYLTLSWCYVFEYTQKFIPEILHITSLHLTVGLGIERFFVVAFPFKAQRICRFRNGVIFSVLIFVASICSQMDLFTQVSYEQFCEYRKRTNKTVIGCIRSTKVRTDWEYALRIGMLVFVPCMTLVVFTVLLLRKSKEIQHWRKLHSSLSKTADLERLDFAVILMMIFIVVTEAILQTAFLISRINGIRFTDTHEELVGVGHIIFQVTCPINFAILCFLSVQFRKIFKDIFCCCLQNTNSLSIKEFPEKTEVSSLETANTLAFPEEIHSTRL; the protein is encoded by the coding sequence ATGtcaatattttcacaacaaccaACTCGACCAACAACATTTGATGGGATGAGGCAGCAAGATAACCTCACTAATAAACCAGTAACTCTTAAAGTAGCTGGTGTTCGATTGGTTACCTTGGATAAATATATCGATAGTAATATGTACATTTATTATGGGATTGTGTCACCATTTATAAGCACCATCGTCATTATATTAAACATTCTTCTGATTACAACTTTAATCAAAGGGAAGTGTAGAAAGTCCACTCATGTTATCATGATTGCCATAGCGATAGCAGATGCATTGACTGGTTTCATTCCGATACCATTCAACTTATATGTATTTGGTCTGAAGAAAGATGATGGCTACCTAACTTTGTCATGGTGCTATGTTTTTGAATACACACAGAAATTTATTCCAGAAATTCTACACATAACTTCCCTACATTTGACAGTAGGCCTTGGAATTGAACGTTTCTTTGTAGTAGCATTTCCTTTCAAAGCACAAAGGATATGTCGTTTTcgaaatggagttatctttagTGTTCTTATTTTTGTTGCAAGTATTTGCTCTCAAATGGACTTATTTACTCAAGTTAGTTATGAACAATTTTGTGAATATCGAAAACGGACTAATAAGACAGTTATTGGTTGTATTAGGTCAACAAAAGTCAGAACCGACTGGGAATATGCACTAAGAATAGGGATGTTAGTATTTGTACCTTGTATGACACTTGTTGTTTTCACCGTACTACTTCTCAGAAAGTCCAAGGAAATTCAACATTGGAGGAAATTGCACTCCTCTCTCTCTAAGACTGCTGATTTAGAACGACTCGACTTTGCCGTCATTTTAATGATGATATTTATAGTAGTTACTGAAGCAATTTTGCAAACAGCATTTTTGATAAGCAGGATAAATGGCATACGATTTACAGATACACACGAGGAGTTAGTCGGCGTTGGTCATATTATATTTCAAGTGACTTGTCCgattaattttgcaattttgtgTTTTCTCAGTGTGCAGTTTCGCAAAATTTTCAAAGATATATTTTGCTGTTGTCTTCAGAATACAAATTCCTTATCTATTAAGGAGTTTCCAGAGAAAACAGAAGTTTCGTCACTTGAAACCGCGAACACTTTAGCATTTCCGGAAGAAATACATTCTACTCGGTTgtga